From the genome of Erythrobacter litoralis, one region includes:
- the bchJ gene encoding bacteriochlorophyll 4-vinyl reductase, protein MTRKARASTPGEAEIGPNAVLQTVRIIEERLGSEVSAAILAEAGLSGLPSGECMIRETHAIALHRALHRRLPREAPAIARSAGWATADYIIAHRIPGAAKVLLRLLPASLAAPLMMAAIRRHAWTFAGAGRFTPRGGWSFTIDRSRAGDQPAPPACLFEWYGAVFTRLFRELVAERCECRPLASESESGDERLVRHYRIARFPAAESRSPAPAPLGMARIDPTRSGETIANGSQQVTASGNALRDMIEIIDRASERVEELAPASLVQAGNLNEVDAAISDLERDTQQNAAMAEQSSAASALLNEEVARLSERTALFALSAQDEAAQGRRSAGEGAPVDLRLHA, encoded by the coding sequence ATGACGCGTAAGGCGCGCGCCTCCACGCCCGGCGAGGCGGAGATCGGCCCCAATGCCGTGCTCCAGACCGTGCGCATCATCGAGGAGCGCCTGGGCAGCGAGGTAAGCGCGGCGATCCTGGCCGAAGCCGGGCTTTCTGGGCTCCCGAGCGGCGAGTGCATGATCCGCGAGACCCATGCGATCGCGCTCCACCGCGCGCTTCATCGCCGTCTCCCGCGCGAGGCCCCGGCGATCGCGCGCTCGGCAGGATGGGCGACTGCCGACTACATCATCGCCCACCGGATTCCGGGCGCTGCGAAGGTCCTGCTCCGTCTGCTCCCGGCCTCGCTCGCCGCGCCCTTGATGATGGCGGCGATCCGTCGCCACGCCTGGACGTTCGCGGGGGCAGGGCGCTTCACGCCGCGCGGGGGCTGGAGCTTCACGATCGATCGCTCGCGCGCCGGGGACCAGCCCGCGCCGCCCGCCTGCCTGTTCGAATGGTATGGCGCGGTCTTCACCCGCCTGTTCCGCGAACTCGTCGCCGAGCGCTGCGAATGCCGCCCCCTGGCAAGCGAGAGCGAAAGCGGTGACGAGCGGCTCGTTCGCCATTACCGGATCGCGCGGTTCCCGGCAGCCGAGAGCCGATCGCCGGCGCCTGCGCCGCTCGGCATGGCTCGGATCGACCCGACGCGAAGCGGCGAGACGATCGCGAACGGGTCGCAGCAGGTGACGGCATCGGGCAATGCCCTGCGCGACATGATCGAGATCATCGACCGGGCGAGCGAGCGGGTCGAGGAGCTCGCTCCCGCCTCGCTGGTGCAGGCGGGCAATCTCAACGAGGTCGACGCGGCGATCTCCGATCTGGAGCGCGACACCCAGCAGAACGCGGCGATGGCCGAACAATCGAGCGCGGCGAGCGCGCTGCTCAACGAGGAGGTCGCGCGGCTGAGCGAACGCACGGCGTTGTTCGCCCTGTCCGCGCAGGATGAGGCCGCGCAGGGCCGCCGTAGCGCGGGCGAAGGCGCGCCGGTCGATCTCAGGCTTCACGCCTGA